The Alicyclobacillus macrosporangiidus CPP55 genome segment CGGAGGTGCCGCTGTATCTCTCGGTCGGCAATCCGGACCCGTCCGCCGAGGGTGATGTCGCTGCGCACTTGCTGGCGCGGCTGGCGTGGCTGGTGGACCGGGTGGTGCAGGACGAGGCCCTGAACGCGGTCCACGTCCTGCCACAGTTGCACACACTCCTCTGGGGAAACCGCCGCGGAGTGTGAGCGCGGCTTGCGCGGGGGCAGAGGATCTGGCAGCGGCAGGGGCGGGACCTCAGGATCCGCCCTGTAGGACCCGTCCCTGCCGGTGCACGGAGCTGTGGGGTGCCGCCTCAGCCCTCCGCATTCGGCGCAGACGCGCGTTCCACCGCCTCCTGCAGCCGGGCAGCCGTGATGTCCCAGTGGGAGGCGTGCCACACCGGCTGGCCGCCGCGGATGAGGATGGCCTGCGGGGATTGGTGCACGACGCCGAGGTCCTGCGCAATCTGGTTGGACACGGGCCGCGACTCGATCACCTTCACCAACACATGTGCGGTCCCATCGGGCGCCGTCTCGAGGTAGCGCTCGAACTCCCGGTGGGCGTTGGCGCTGATGGGGCAGGTGGTGCTGTGTTTGAACACGAGCGTCGGCCGCTGCCGGGACGCTTCGTACACCTGTGCCC includes the following:
- the ytxJ gene encoding bacillithiol system redox-active protein YtxJ; translation: MSRYQELTTLDQWAQVYEASRQRPTLVFKHSTTCPISANAHREFERYLETAPDGTAHVLVKVIESRPVSNQIAQDLGVVHQSPQAILIRGGQPVWHASHWDITAARLQEAVERASAPNAEG